In the genome of Nycticebus coucang isolate mNycCou1 chromosome 12, mNycCou1.pri, whole genome shotgun sequence, the window TCCGGCCACTCTTCTCCTCAAACTCGTGCAGCAGCTCATCAATTTCATTGTCCACGTCCTCCGTGTGCCGGATACACTGTCAGAGCTCGCAGATGAGGAAGGCCCCCAGGGTGGCCTCTTCCTGATTGATGTGGATGTCTACATTGACCACATGTACAGGTTGGCAGGTCTCTTGTTCTCTGGAATTCAGATCTTCCACCACCTGGTCGTAGACTCTCTCTTCACAAGTGAGGATCAGATCAAACAGATCTTTGCAGTTCTGGAACCTCTCTGGCCGGGGCTTAATTCTCTTATTTCTGTCCAACATATGCAAAATGCCATTCTGTGTGTAG includes:
- the LOC128561115 gene encoding RNA polymerase II subunit A C-terminal domain phosphatase SSU72-like — encoded protein: MEGTTSLARWIQRPVLGTGTHVKLPGPAPNKPNVYDFKTTYDQMCNDLLRKDKELYTQNGILHMLDRNKRIKPRPERFQNCKDLFDLILTCEERVYDQVVEDLNSREQETCQPVHVVNVDIHINQEEATLGAFLICEL